A window of the Brassica oleracea var. oleracea cultivar TO1000 chromosome C1, BOL, whole genome shotgun sequence genome harbors these coding sequences:
- the LOC106304730 gene encoding tetraketide alpha-pyrone reductase 1 isoform X2, whose translation MDQPKGKVCVTGASGFLASWLVKRLLLAASSPLHKSLCIHFIDILLTLISCDMIGGDFETSYESLKGVVLTSSSSTVRIRDDFDPNIPLDESVWTSVELCKRFQTLAEQAAWKFCEENSIDLVTVLPSFLVGPSLPPDLCSTASDVLGLLKGETEKFQWHGQMGYVHIDDVARTHILVFEHEAAGGRYICSSNVVSLEELVSFLSTRYPSLHIPERFEKLNRLHYDFDTSKIKSLGLKFKSLEEMFDDCIASFVEKGYLSHVVTSQ comes from the exons ATGGATCAACCAAAAGGAAAAGTTTGTGTGACAGGAGCTTCAGGCTTCTTAGCTTCTTGGCTTGTGAAGAGGCTTCTCCTTGCGGCATCATCCCCACTACATAAATCTTTGTGTATTCATTTTATAGATATTCTTTTAACACTTATTTCTTGTGATATGATAGGAGGAGATTTTGAAACCAGCTATGAGTCTTTGAAGGGTGTGGTCCTCACGTCCTCCTCTTCAACAGTCAGGATCAGAGATGATTTTGATCCCAATATCCCTCTTGATGAATCTGTTTGGACCTCTGTTGAACTCTGCAAGCGTTTTCAG ACATTAGCCGAGCAAGCTGCATGGAAATTCTGTGAAGAAAATAGTATTGACCTTGTCACTGTTCTACCATCCTTCCTCGTTGGACCTAGCCTGCCTCCTGATCTGTGTTCTACAGCATCTGATGTCCTTGGATTGCTGAAAG GAGAAACAGAGAAATTTCAATGGCATGGACAGATGGGGTACGTTCATATCGATGACGTGGCAAGAACCCACATACTCGTTTTCGAACACGAAGCAGCCGGGGGCAGATACATTTGCAGCTCTAACGTTGTCAGTCTAGAGGAACTGGTTTCCTTTTTATCCACACGTTACCCATCACTCCATATCCCCGAGAG GTTTGAGAAGCTTAACAGGCTGCATTACGACTTTGACACTTCGAAGATAAAGAGCCTCGGGCTCAAGTTCAAGTCTCTTGAAGAGATGTTCGATGACTGCATTGCCTCTTTTGTAGAGAAAGGCTATTTATCTCATGTCGTTACATCACAATAA
- the LOC106304730 gene encoding tetraketide alpha-pyrone reductase 1 isoform X1 yields MDQPKGKVCVTGASGFLASWLVKRLLLAASSPLHKSLCIHFIDILLTLISCDMIGGDFETSYESLKGVVLTSSSSTVRIRDDFDPNIPLDESVWTSVELCKRFQVWYALSKTLAEQAAWKFCEENSIDLVTVLPSFLVGPSLPPDLCSTASDVLGLLKGETEKFQWHGQMGYVHIDDVARTHILVFEHEAAGGRYICSSNVVSLEELVSFLSTRYPSLHIPERFEKLNRLHYDFDTSKIKSLGLKFKSLEEMFDDCIASFVEKGYLSHVVTSQ; encoded by the exons ATGGATCAACCAAAAGGAAAAGTTTGTGTGACAGGAGCTTCAGGCTTCTTAGCTTCTTGGCTTGTGAAGAGGCTTCTCCTTGCGGCATCATCCCCACTACATAAATCTTTGTGTATTCATTTTATAGATATTCTTTTAACACTTATTTCTTGTGATATGATAGGAGGAGATTTTGAAACCAGCTATGAGTCTTTGAAGGGTGTGGTCCTCACGTCCTCCTCTTCAACAGTCAGGATCAGAGATGATTTTGATCCCAATATCCCTCTTGATGAATCTGTTTGGACCTCTGTTGAACTCTGCAAGCGTTTTCAG GTCTGGTATGCATTATCAAAGACATTAGCCGAGCAAGCTGCATGGAAATTCTGTGAAGAAAATAGTATTGACCTTGTCACTGTTCTACCATCCTTCCTCGTTGGACCTAGCCTGCCTCCTGATCTGTGTTCTACAGCATCTGATGTCCTTGGATTGCTGAAAG GAGAAACAGAGAAATTTCAATGGCATGGACAGATGGGGTACGTTCATATCGATGACGTGGCAAGAACCCACATACTCGTTTTCGAACACGAAGCAGCCGGGGGCAGATACATTTGCAGCTCTAACGTTGTCAGTCTAGAGGAACTGGTTTCCTTTTTATCCACACGTTACCCATCACTCCATATCCCCGAGAG GTTTGAGAAGCTTAACAGGCTGCATTACGACTTTGACACTTCGAAGATAAAGAGCCTCGGGCTCAAGTTCAAGTCTCTTGAAGAGATGTTCGATGACTGCATTGCCTCTTTTGTAGAGAAAGGCTATTTATCTCATGTCGTTACATCACAATAA